The Oncorhynchus tshawytscha isolate Ot180627B linkage group LG20, Otsh_v2.0, whole genome shotgun sequence genome has a window encoding:
- the LOC112220158 gene encoding urea transporter 2 isoform X1 — MMTPAMEEARSVEKGATLTSHLSRALNLLTGDMRVYGEWIKGQIVVVQVVDWVLRGVAQVMFVNNPLSGLLITFGLVLQNPWWGLNGLLGSLASTLSALLIRQNMGAISAGLYGYNGTLVGMLMCVFSAKGDWYWWLLLPNMFMSMLCPIVSSALGSVFSKWDLPVFTLPFNILVCLHMAAMGSNHPYFPEVLVQPKSSLHLNTTLAERSIPQLLMAVPVGVGQVYGCDCPWTGGIFIIALLLSSPTICMHAVLGSIVGVVSGLVLAAPHEDIYSGLWGYNSCLSCIAIGGVFYALTWQSHLLAITCAFFCAYMGLAISNLMSIFGLPACTWPFCLSALTFLLITTESRAIHRLPLSAVTYPEENRRYNKEGSPENHQEVQQNISKEVKLLEKREEIKPHISLSVE; from the exons ATGATGACCCCAGCGATGGAGGAGGCGAGGTCTGTGGAGAAAGGGGCTACTCTTACATCCCATCTCTCCAGAGCACTCAATCTGCTTACTGGGGACATGCGTGTGTATGGAGAATGGATCAAAG GGCAGATTGTGGTGGTCCAGGTGGTGGACTGGGTCCTACGTGGGGTGGCCCAGGTCATGTTTGTCAACAACCCCCTCAGTGGGCTGCTCATCACGTTTGGCCTGGTGCTGCAGAACCCCTGGTGGGGCCTGAATGGACTGCTAGGATCCCTCGCTTCCACACTGTCTGCACTCCTGATTAGACAAAACAT GGGTGCCATATCTGCTGGTTTATATGGCTACAATGGGACCCTGGTTGGAATGCTGATGTGTGTATTCTCGGCCAAAGGGGACTGGTACTGGTGGCTTCTGCTCCCTAATATGTTCATGTCCATGTTATG TCCCATAGTCTCCAGTGCCCTGGGCTCAGTGTTCAGCAAATGGGACCTCCCTGTGTTCACTCTACCATTCAACATCCTTGTGTGTTTGCACATGGCTGCCATGGGGTCTAACCACCCCTACTTTCCAGAG GTGCTAGTGCAGCCAAagtcctccctccatctgaaCACCACCTTGGCAGAACGAAGCATACCTCAG CTCTTGATGGCGGTGCCAGTTGGCGTGGGTCAGGTGTACGGCTGTGACTGCCCCTGGACAGGAGGAATCTTCATCATAGCCCTGCTGCTTTCCTCCCCAACCATCTGCATGCACGCTGTACTGGGCTCTATTGTTGGTGTAGTGTCCG GTCTTGTTCTGGCTGCTCCTCATGAGGACATCTACTCAGGACTGTGGGGCTACAACAGTTGTCTGTCCTGCATCGCTATTGGAGGGGTGTTCTATGCACTGACATGGCAGAGTCATCTACTGGCTATTACCTGTG CCTTTTTCTGTGCGTACATGGGTTTGGCCATTTCTAATCTGATGTCCATA TTTGGGCTACCAGCATGCACCTGGCCTTTCTGCCTGTCTGCCCTCACCTTCCTCCTCATCACCACTGAATCCAGAGCCATACACAGACTGCCTCTGTCGGCCGTGACGTACCCTGAGGAGAACAGGCGCTACAACAAAGAGGGGTCACCAGAAAATCACCAGGAGGTTCAGCAGAACATCAGTAAAGAGGTGAAACTGctggagaaaagagaagagataaAGCCTCATATCAGCCTGTCAGTAGAGTAG
- the LOC112220158 gene encoding urea transporter 2 isoform X2 yields MMTPAMEEARSVEKGATLTSHLSRALNLLTGDMRVYGEWIKGQIVVVQVVDWVLRGVAQVMFVNNPLSGLLITFGLVLQNPWWGLNGLLGSLASTLSALLIRQNMGAISAGLYGYNGTLVGMLMCVFSAKGDCPIVSSALGSVFSKWDLPVFTLPFNILVCLHMAAMGSNHPYFPEVLVQPKSSLHLNTTLAERSIPQLLMAVPVGVGQVYGCDCPWTGGIFIIALLLSSPTICMHAVLGSIVGVVSGLVLAAPHEDIYSGLWGYNSCLSCIAIGGVFYALTWQSHLLAITCAFFCAYMGLAISNLMSIFGLPACTWPFCLSALTFLLITTESRAIHRLPLSAVTYPEENRRYNKEGSPENHQEVQQNISKEVKLLEKREEIKPHISLSVE; encoded by the exons ATGATGACCCCAGCGATGGAGGAGGCGAGGTCTGTGGAGAAAGGGGCTACTCTTACATCCCATCTCTCCAGAGCACTCAATCTGCTTACTGGGGACATGCGTGTGTATGGAGAATGGATCAAAG GGCAGATTGTGGTGGTCCAGGTGGTGGACTGGGTCCTACGTGGGGTGGCCCAGGTCATGTTTGTCAACAACCCCCTCAGTGGGCTGCTCATCACGTTTGGCCTGGTGCTGCAGAACCCCTGGTGGGGCCTGAATGGACTGCTAGGATCCCTCGCTTCCACACTGTCTGCACTCCTGATTAGACAAAACAT GGGTGCCATATCTGCTGGTTTATATGGCTACAATGGGACCCTGGTTGGAATGCTGATGTGTGTATTCTCGGCCAAAGGGGACTG TCCCATAGTCTCCAGTGCCCTGGGCTCAGTGTTCAGCAAATGGGACCTCCCTGTGTTCACTCTACCATTCAACATCCTTGTGTGTTTGCACATGGCTGCCATGGGGTCTAACCACCCCTACTTTCCAGAG GTGCTAGTGCAGCCAAagtcctccctccatctgaaCACCACCTTGGCAGAACGAAGCATACCTCAG CTCTTGATGGCGGTGCCAGTTGGCGTGGGTCAGGTGTACGGCTGTGACTGCCCCTGGACAGGAGGAATCTTCATCATAGCCCTGCTGCTTTCCTCCCCAACCATCTGCATGCACGCTGTACTGGGCTCTATTGTTGGTGTAGTGTCCG GTCTTGTTCTGGCTGCTCCTCATGAGGACATCTACTCAGGACTGTGGGGCTACAACAGTTGTCTGTCCTGCATCGCTATTGGAGGGGTGTTCTATGCACTGACATGGCAGAGTCATCTACTGGCTATTACCTGTG CCTTTTTCTGTGCGTACATGGGTTTGGCCATTTCTAATCTGATGTCCATA TTTGGGCTACCAGCATGCACCTGGCCTTTCTGCCTGTCTGCCCTCACCTTCCTCCTCATCACCACTGAATCCAGAGCCATACACAGACTGCCTCTGTCGGCCGTGACGTACCCTGAGGAGAACAGGCGCTACAACAAAGAGGGGTCACCAGAAAATCACCAGGAGGTTCAGCAGAACATCAGTAAAGAGGTGAAACTGctggagaaaagagaagagataaAGCCTCATATCAGCCTGTCAGTAGAGTAG
- the LOC112220157 gene encoding dnaJ homolog subfamily B member 5 — MVLIWTQFGVKTKNVKCKVRVMNRNDSSGSSSGENQKDQEVPVMSIKPMGKDFYKVLGVETDSNEDEIKKGYRKMALKFHPDKNSAADAADKFKEIAEAYEILTDPKKRVIYDQFGEEGLKNGGGVSMAGKENNTHQYSYHGDAHATFSSFFQGSDHFDIFFGPDGEEELFNPFSRFTFSHVGGYHSNYGPTGEKLRRGRRRLQGMVVVHDLLVTLEEVFHGCTKHMKITRRRLNPDGRSLRTEDKVLNVVVKKGWKEGTKITFPREGDETPNNIPADVAFVLKDKKHPHYKRDGSHIVYTAKITLKEALCGCTVNVPTLDNRTMPLPCSDVIKPGGIRRLRGEGLPHAKTPSTRGDLVVEFQVAFPDRIPPQSKEIIKHSLAGC, encoded by the exons ATGGTTCTGATCTGGACACagtttggagtgaaaaccaaaAATGTCAAGTGCAAGGTCCGCGTTATGAACAGGAATGACAGCTCGGGCTCTTCGTCAGGG GAGAACCAAAAGGACCAAGAGGTGCCTGTTATGTCCATCAAGCCTATGGGGAAGGATTTCTACAAGGTCCTGGGCGTGGAGACAGACTCCAACGAAGATGAGATCAAGAAGGGATACAGGAAGATGGCCCTAAAGTTTCACCCCGACAAGAATAGCGCCGCTGACGCCGCAGACAAGTTCAAGGAGATCGCAGAAGCTTACGAGATTCTGACCGACCCCAAGAAGAGAGTCATCTATGATCAGTTTGGAGAAGAAG GTCTTAAGAACGGAGGCGGAGTGTCCATGGCAGGCAAGGAGAACAACACCCATCAGTACAGTTACCACGGTGACGCCCATGCCACTTTCTCCTCCTTCTTCCAAGGCTCCGACCACTTCGACATCTTCTTCGGGCCCGACGGCGAGGAGGAGCTCTTCAACCCCTTCAGCCGCTTCACCTTCAGCCACGTCGGTGGTTACCACAGTAACTATGGCCCCACTGGCGAGAAGCTTCGGCGCGGACGTCGGCGTCTGCAAGGCATGGTGGTGGTGCACGACCTCCTGGTGACCCTGGAAGAGGTGTTCCATGGCTGCACCAAGCACATGAAGATCACTCGGCGCCGTCTCAACCCGGACGGCCGCAGCCTGCGCACCGAGGACAAGGTCCTGAACGTGGTGGTAAAGAAGGGGTGGAAGGAAGGTACCAAGATCACCTTCCCCAGAGAGGGCGACGAGACGCCCAACAACATACCCGCCGACGTGGCCTTCGTTCTCAAGGACAAGAAACACCCCCACTACAAGAGGGATGGGTCCCACATTGTGTATACAGCCAAGATCACCCTCAAAGAA GCTCTATGTGGATGCACAGTCAACGTCCCCACCCTGGACAACAGGACGATGCCGCTGCCGTGCAGTGATGTCATCAAGCCCGGCGGCATCCGGCGGCTGAGGGGCGAGGGCCTGCCCCACGCCAAGACCCCCTCCACACGTGGCGACCTGGTGGTGGAATTCCAGGTGGCCTTCCCTGACAGGATCCCTCCCCAGTCCAAAGAGATCATCAAACATAGCCTCGCTGGGTGCTAA
- the hwa gene encoding protein huluwa has protein sequence MSQIGPSTPPSNRSDGLPITSLTLLIILLLPCVVLLLLLNCLFLGYKLHICSKKNRKRQREDYESMLQSTLSMRQRMTRISETPLLPNQDGKGAYISVAETIRAQPSNASRTSSKERAAVDQRIRFIRPDGATGGGLESLRTQSTILATSRVDQTRRSRMYSRNKMNWRRSAPVLPQSSDSEVERPNLVPPNSPALNNPHSTVTSAQRPMRRCSTMELLNNIEHQFDMVDFECEYTSNIPPEMSCFVVSDNYSTMGPGLDSDFGASAGVSLRILSADSDGLNNGVWDSGMEWDYYDPCYVREKNIPKQKHHMPALHTKHYWV, from the exons ATGTCGCAAATAGGCCCATCAACACCACCCTCAAATCGGAGTGATGGTTTGCCAATTACCAGTTTAACGCTACTTATTATTCTACTCTTACCGTGTGTGGTTCTTCTGTTGTTGTTGAACTGTTTGTTTCTGGGTTACAAGTTACACATTTGTTCAAAGAAGAACAGAAAAAGACAACGAGAGGACTACGAGAGTATGTTACAGTCTACTCTGTCGATGCGCCAGAGAATGACCAGAATATCCGAGACGCCATTGTTGCCAAATCAAGATGGGAAAGGGGCTTACATCTCGGTTGCAGAGACAATTCGGGCACAGCCCTCGAACGCTTCAAGAACTTCGTCAAAGGAGAGGGCAGCAGTGGACCAGAGAATCCGATTCATCCGGCCGGACGGGGCCACAGGCGGTGGCTTGGAGTCTCTGAGGACGCAGAGCACCATATTGGCCACCTCCAGGGTCGACCAGACGCGTAGGTCACGAATGTACAGCAGGAACAAAATGAACTGGCGCAGAAGCGCCCCTGTCCTACCGCAGTCAAGTGATTCAGAGGTAGAACGGCCTAACCTTGTACCACCCAACTCGCCTGCGCTAAATAATCCACACTCAACG GTAACATCTGCCCAGAGGCCCATGCGTCGGTGCAGCACCATGGAGCTATTGAACAACATAGAACACCAGTTTGATATGGTTGACTTCGAATGTGAATATaccagtaacatacctccagagATGTCATGCTTTGTTGTATCTGACAACTATTCCACCATGGGCCCTGGATTGGACAGCGACTTTGGAGCAAGCGCCG GTGTCTCGCTCCGGATTTTATCCGCGGACAGCGACGGTCTCAACAACGGTGTGTGGGACTCCGGAATGGAATGGGACTATTACGACCCGTGCTATGTGAGGGAGAAAAACATACCCAAACAGAAACATCACATGCCTGCATTGCATACCAAGCATTATTGGGTATGA